The Hymenobacter monticola DNA segment AACGGCCAGGGAATTTTCTTTGCCGTCGAGCAGGTACACGTGCACTTCGTTGGCGTGCTGCACCAGCTCAATGTGGTACTTGCCCGCCGTGCGCACGGTGCCCCCGTGGGGAGATTTATGCGAGTGGGTTTCCCCGGCGGCCTTGTGACCGTGGGCAGCGGCGCCGGGCTTGTGGTTGTGCTGGGCCGAAAGAGAAAGCGGAGCAGCCAGCAGCGTAGCGGCCAGCAGTAAGTGCGAAGTTTTCATGAGGGAAAGCTGAGGTAGTGCGACCAGTGGCCCATGGTGGGAATACTGCCGGCAATGGTTGCTTGGGCGGGCAGTTATCATCATTTGTGCCAGTTTCATCGGAAGCAAGCAACTGAGCCGACTGAAGGAGGAATGGGGCGCCGGATTTGAGTTGACCGCTATTGAGCACTTCTGTGCATCTTAGCTGCTTTATTGGCCTTACGCTCCTTTATGTCCGCCGCTCTACCGCCCCTTATTCAGCAATACAAGGCCGATTCCGAGTCCGTTTACAACACCTGGTTTATCAACAACGAGGAGCGGCTGAAGGCCTTTCGCTCCATCCGGCGCGGGGTGCAGCAGGTGGTCAAGGACATCAAGGCGGGCAGCTTCGGAAATGACTTCAAGGGCACCTCGCTCGAATTCGTGCTCAGCGTCATCAGCGAGCAGAAGCAGGTGTTTCAGGGCGCGGCCCACCCTTTCTACTGGAAGCCCAAGCTGCGCATCCCCGACATCTACGAGCACGAGGACAACAAGCGCGCTTTCGGGCAATTCCTGGAAAGCTGCCTGGCCGCCACCACCGAGCAGCAGCTGCTCAAGGAAATCGAGATACTCGACCGCCGCAAAATCAAGGGGCTGGGGCCGGCCGTGGCCAGCATCCTGTACTTCCTGCACCCCACCTTGATGCCGCCCTGCAACACGGCCATCGTCAACGGCTTCAACGCCCTGTTTGGCCAGAAAATCAAGCTGGGCTCCTGGCCGGAGTACCTGCGCATGCGCGAGCAGCTGCGCGATTTGAACCTGACCCACCGCCAGCACCTGAGCCTGGACTACAGCGCACTGGCCGGCCTGCTCTTTGACGTGGGCGTGAAAAAGATGATTGCCGGCGACCAGCAATTCACCACCGACGAGGAGCGCGACAAGTACCAGCAGCAGGCCCAGAAGCGCCACAAAGAGGTGCAGTCCGAAGCGCAGGAGGAAAACCAGCACACCGAGATGCAGCACCACCTACTGCGCATCGGCAAGGCTCTGGGCTGCGACGTGACCACGGCCATCAACGACCGCAACCGGCTATGCGGGGGCCAGAAGCTGTCTTTTCTCTGTCTCGACCAGCACCCCGAACTGCCCGTGCCGGCCGACGTGGCCAGCACCATCCGCCTGATTGACATCGTGTGGTTTGCGCCCGGCACGAGCCGGGTAGTGGCCGCCTTCGAGGTCGAGAAGAGCACCAGCATCTACAGCGGCATCCTGCGCCTGACGGATTTGGCGTTTTCCATGCCCGAGCACGAGACGGCGTTGTACCTGGTCGTGCCCGATGCCCGCTAGAAGGAGGTGCAGGTCCAGCTCTCGCGCCCGGCCATCCGAGCTGCTGGCGCCACCATCCACTACATCCTGTTCTCCGAGCTGCGCCAGCATTGCGAAGCGTTATGCAAGTTTGGCGACTCTCCGGCCGCCATGCGCAAGATTGCGCGGTCAGTTTCCTAAGCTAGCCCTCAATGTTAACCGACCCCATCCGACAGGCCATTCTACTTGGTTTTCCTCCGCCGATGAGCCTTTGCGACTATTCCAGCTACCTTTCCCAACGGGTATATCGCCATCTCTCGGATGTTTTCCGCTTTGGGTTGAGCTTCTCCGAATTGGGAATGACCGACCATTTTATCCTGGACTTGGCCAGGTTCTCGCACCGGAACCGGTCCGCCACTGTCAAGGTATACAAGACGTCGTGGCCGGTGGAAACCGTGTTTGGCAACGACATTGATTTATTCGTGGGGGACGGGACCGGCCAGTACGACTGGTACGCGCTGCAGGCCAAGGTGATGTCCCACGAAGGCGAGTTCAATGATTTGAAAATCAAAGTTAAAGGCGAGTTTCACCAGTGGCTCAAGCTGCTGCTACACGAGCGGTTGTTTGGTTCTCAGGCCTTTTACCTGTTGTACGTAGGCAAGTCAAAGACCAATTTTCCAACGATTAAGCCGACCAGTAAGGATTGTCACGGGGTGGCCCCCATCGGGGACTATG contains these protein-coding regions:
- a CDS encoding DUF6615 family protein produces the protein MLTDPIRQAILLGFPPPMSLCDYSSYLSQRVYRHLSDVFRFGLSFSELGMTDHFILDLARFSHRNRSATVKVYKTSWPVETVFGNDIDLFVGDGTGQYDWYALQAKVMSHEGEFNDLKIKVKGEFHQWLKLLLHERLFGSQAFYLLYVGKSKTNFPTIKPTSKDCHGVAPIGDYGLSLVKALDIHKTVTRTTPMKFTEVFPDLVEPLRSIFCCPRPLPKTARKYTENEIVTPAYRQVYARDKDEDPYQGYNISDHVLPDGFAPLRVLIDLNPDAVADKNVR